From Streptomyces sp. TLI_105, the proteins below share one genomic window:
- a CDS encoding sensor histidine kinase has protein sequence MQRLYDFIRRHPTGVDGFWAVVLLGFSALWVVSTGSTTGSAAGYGLVAVLFSLVVALRRRAPEKMLVLAVALGVAQLALDLVPFMADFAMLVIIFTVAAHDGPRWASRLALIGGLSASTLSQLRWPMEGTSSGAAKVFFTIIMTVPFALAWVLGDSLRTRRAYFAQLEERASRLEQEREAQAKVAVAAERARIARELHDVVAHNVSVMVVQADGAAYVMDSSPETAKQALETISTTGRQALAEMRRLLGILRTGEHQEAGEYVPQPDVRQIEDLVEQVRDTGLTVDFAIEGSPRPLPSGVELTAYRIVQEALTNTRKHGGPDAGASVRLVYFDDGLGLLVEDDGRGAPQEMYEDGGADGRGHGLIGMRERVGMVGGTLDAGPRPGGGFRISALLPLKPAH, from the coding sequence GTGCAGCGCCTCTACGACTTCATCCGCAGACACCCGACGGGCGTCGACGGCTTCTGGGCCGTCGTCCTCCTCGGGTTCTCCGCGCTGTGGGTGGTGTCGACCGGATCCACCACGGGCAGCGCCGCCGGGTACGGCCTCGTCGCCGTGCTCTTCTCCCTCGTCGTGGCCCTGAGGCGACGGGCGCCGGAGAAGATGCTGGTGCTCGCGGTCGCGCTGGGCGTCGCCCAGCTCGCCCTCGACCTGGTGCCGTTCATGGCCGACTTCGCCATGCTCGTGATCATCTTCACCGTCGCGGCGCACGACGGACCCCGCTGGGCGTCCCGGCTCGCGCTCATCGGTGGACTCAGCGCCTCCACGCTCTCGCAGCTCAGATGGCCCATGGAGGGCACGAGCTCCGGCGCGGCCAAGGTCTTCTTCACGATCATCATGACCGTGCCGTTCGCCCTCGCCTGGGTCCTCGGCGACTCGCTCCGCACCCGCCGCGCCTACTTCGCGCAGCTGGAGGAGCGGGCCTCCCGCCTGGAGCAGGAGCGCGAGGCCCAGGCCAAGGTCGCGGTCGCCGCCGAGCGCGCCCGGATCGCCCGCGAGCTGCACGACGTCGTCGCGCACAACGTGTCGGTGATGGTGGTCCAGGCCGACGGCGCCGCCTATGTCATGGATTCCTCCCCGGAGACCGCGAAGCAGGCCCTGGAGACGATCTCCACCACCGGTCGGCAGGCGCTCGCCGAGATGCGCAGACTCCTCGGGATCCTGCGCACCGGCGAGCACCAGGAGGCCGGGGAGTACGTGCCCCAGCCCGACGTGCGGCAGATCGAGGACCTCGTGGAGCAGGTCCGGGACACCGGCCTCACCGTCGACTTCGCGATCGAGGGGAGCCCGCGCCCGCTGCCCAGCGGCGTCGAGCTCACCGCGTACCGGATCGTGCAGGAAGCCCTCACCAACACGCGCAAGCACGGCGGGCCGGACGCGGGTGCCAGCGTGCGCCTCGTCTACTTCGACGACGGTCTCGGCCTGCTCGTCGAGGACGACGGCCGGGGCGCTCCGCAGGAGATGTACGAGGACGGGGGCGCCGACGGGCGGGGCCACGGTCTGATCGGCATGCGTGAGCGGGTCGGCATGGTCGGCGGCACCCTGGACGCGGGCCCGCGTCCGGGCGGCGGTTTCCGGATCAGCGCCCTGCTCCCCCTCAAGCCCGCTCACTGA